Proteins encoded in a region of the Sebastes fasciatus isolate fSebFas1 chromosome 9, fSebFas1.pri, whole genome shotgun sequence genome:
- the gpatch11 gene encoding G patch domain-containing protein 11 isoform X2 has protein sequence MSDEEEDYMSDAFLTQIQDVKPGVSMVRRVKEAMKKETKQKETNIKNRQKTYKEQEKESREAALQNSLCRENKGFALLQKMGYKAGEGLGKKGAGRVDPIPMNIKTDRGGIGMEEVKKRKAEEELEYYRQKTRAKQQNETKSLEDFRSRVRTEREERKIEGDLRRSQRACEQLDSQKGITVPREDWYYPKAETDDEEDGPKEEEEEEEEEEEEEEIDELTSFDKLQILTSYLRGVHFYCIWCGTTYNDEEDLCSNCPGDTAADHE, from the exons ATGTCTGATGAGGAAGAGGACTACATGTCGGATGCATTTCTCACTCAAAT ACAAGATGTGAAGCCAGGTGTCAGCATGGTGAGGCGGGTGAAAGAGGCGATGAAGAAGGAGACCAAGCAGAAGGAGACGAACATAAAGAACCGTCAGAAGACCTACaaggagcaggagaaggagagcagAGAAGCAGCTCTGCAGAACTCACTCTGCAGGGAGAACAAGGGCTTTGCACTTCTGCAGAAAATGGGTTACAAAGCTGGTGAAGGGTTAGGGAAGAAAG GAGCTGGGAGGGTTGATCCAATTCCTATGAATATCAAAACTG ACCGAGGTGGCATTGGAATGGAAGAggtgaagaaaagaaaagccgAGGAGGAACTTGAATATTATCGTCAGAAAACACGAGCCAAACAACAGAATGAGACCAAGTCTCTGGAAGATTTTAG GTCAAGAGTaaggacggagagagaggagcgaAAGATTGAAGGAGATCTCAGGAGGAGTCAGCGAGCCTGTGAGCAGCTTGACAGTCAGAAG GGCATCACTGTCCCCAGGGAAGACTGGTACTATCCTAAAGCAGAGACTGATGATGAGGAAGATGGTCccaaagag gaggaggaggaggaggaggaagaggaggaggaagaggagattgACGAATTAACT TCCTTTGACAAACTGCAAATTTTGACATCCTATTTGAGAGGAGTCCATTTTTACTGCATATGGTGTGGGACAACCTATAATG atgaaGAGGACTTGTGCTCCAACTGTCCCGGGGATACAGCAGCAGATCACGAATGA
- the gpatch11 gene encoding G patch domain-containing protein 11 isoform X1: MSDEEEDYMSDAFLTQIQDVKPGVSMVRRVKEAMKKETKQKETNIKNRQKTYKEQEKESREAALQNSLCRENKGFALLQKMGYKAGEGLGKKGAGRVDPIPMNIKTDRGGIGMEEVKKRKAEEELEYYRQKTRAKQQNETKSLEDFRSRVRTEREERKIEGDLRRSQRACEQLDSQKGITVPREDWYYPKAETDDEEDGPKEDEEEEDEEEEEEEEEEEEEEEEEIDELTSFDKLQILTSYLRGVHFYCIWCGTTYNDEEDLCSNCPGDTAADHE; this comes from the exons ATGTCTGATGAGGAAGAGGACTACATGTCGGATGCATTTCTCACTCAAAT ACAAGATGTGAAGCCAGGTGTCAGCATGGTGAGGCGGGTGAAAGAGGCGATGAAGAAGGAGACCAAGCAGAAGGAGACGAACATAAAGAACCGTCAGAAGACCTACaaggagcaggagaaggagagcagAGAAGCAGCTCTGCAGAACTCACTCTGCAGGGAGAACAAGGGCTTTGCACTTCTGCAGAAAATGGGTTACAAAGCTGGTGAAGGGTTAGGGAAGAAAG GAGCTGGGAGGGTTGATCCAATTCCTATGAATATCAAAACTG ACCGAGGTGGCATTGGAATGGAAGAggtgaagaaaagaaaagccgAGGAGGAACTTGAATATTATCGTCAGAAAACACGAGCCAAACAACAGAATGAGACCAAGTCTCTGGAAGATTTTAG GTCAAGAGTaaggacggagagagaggagcgaAAGATTGAAGGAGATCTCAGGAGGAGTCAGCGAGCCTGTGAGCAGCTTGACAGTCAGAAG GGCATCACTGTCCCCAGGGAAGACTGGTACTATCCTAAAGCAGAGACTGATGATGAGGAAGATGGTCccaaagaggatgaggaggaggaggacgaggaggaggaagaggaggaggaggaggaggaagaggaggaggaagaggagattgACGAATTAACT TCCTTTGACAAACTGCAAATTTTGACATCCTATTTGAGAGGAGTCCATTTTTACTGCATATGGTGTGGGACAACCTATAATG atgaaGAGGACTTGTGCTCCAACTGTCCCGGGGATACAGCAGCAGATCACGAATGA
- the LOC141774179 gene encoding interferon-induced, double-stranded RNA-activated protein kinase-like isoform X2, giving the protein MAASRLYDYAQRERWDLKYEDVGFVGPDHLRTFTVRAVLNGKVYPDGVGANKKEAKQNAALNALKGLSDEPIHPTGEEKYSAASSQQGEELKQNVSDICEETKSLSVITKDEGFIETNFIGIINHYCSKTKLFHDYILVDRFGPPHNPHFSYKLVINKKDYPVGEGKSIKEAKQNAAQLAWSALQEQTDWDSKVSFRTAVSGDGAPASLFTPPTLDSRDAKSERVPTTTSDSVVFKNSSPPPEEQIQSPDAKPKIRIAANFKNAFRNSKEDIMPNFNGKNPGNSPRKKTTAQPVISRFTSEFDSIVCLGRGAFGRVFKAQQKLLKKNYAVKVVRCKEIKKALREVRALSDLHHSNIVRYYTCWLEASGYQWDNADDDGSSSQSTGNSSMNYLYIQMELCDTKTLRVWIDEKNTQNVKKSLRDSKRRDESLTIAQQMVSAVEYIHSKMLIHRDLKPANIMFGQDGEVKIGDFGLVTDENDDDAENLVERTVYKGTPSYMAPEQKSRLTYDRKVDIFALGLIYFELLWNLFTGQERKVIWDDARNLRFPEGFTHNFPQENQIIKSMLCAKPEDRPEASKIKMELEERTRTLTMLKDMQRYSKTV; this is encoded by the exons ATGGCTGCATCTAGACTGTACGACTAtgctcagagagagaggtgggatcTGAAGTATGAGGACGTTGGATTTGTTGGCCCTGATCACCTGAGAAC ATTTACCGTCAGAGCAGTCCTGAATGGTAAGGTGTATCCTGATGGTGTCGGGGCGAACAAGAAAGAAGCCAAACAGAACGCAGCCCTAAATGCCCTGAAAGGCTTGTCGGACGAACCAATTCACCCT aCTGGAGAGGAGAAATACAGCGCAGCATCAAGTCAACAAGGAGAGGAATTGAAGCAAAATGTGTCGGACATCTG TGAGGAGACAAAGAGCTTGAGTGTGATAACCAAAGACGAAGGTTTCATAGAGACAAATTTCATAGGAATCATCAACCACTACTGTAGCAAAACAAAGCTCTTCCATGACTACATCTTGGTGGACCGCTTCGGTCCACCTCATAACCCTCA TTTCTCCTACAAATTAGTGATCAACAAGAAGGACTACCCTGTGGGTGAGGGTAAGAGCATCAAGGAAGCCAAACAAAATGCAGCTCAGCTGGCCTGGTCTGCTCTTCAAGAACAGACAGACTGGGACAGCAAG GTATCATTCAGGACGGCTGTGTCTGGTGATGGTGCACCAGCCTCGCTGTTCACGCCACCAACACT GGATTCCCGTGATGCAAAATCCGAAAGGGTGCCAACGACTACAAGTGATTCAGTTGTTTTCAAGAATTCGTCACCTCCTCCTGAGGAACAG ATTCAAAGTCCTGATGCGAAGCCCAAAATAAG AATTGCAGCAAATTTCAAGAATGCCTTCAGAAACAGCAAAGAG GATATAATGCCCAATTTCAATGGCAAGAATCCAGGAAATAGTCcgagaaagaaaacaacagcCCAGCCAGTGATCTCAAG GTTTACATCTGAATTTGACTCCATAGTGTGCCTCGGCAGAGGAGCGTTTGGTCGTGTTTttaaggcacaacaaaaactgtTGAAGAAGAATTATGCTGTAAAGGTTGTCCGCTGCAAAGA GATCAAAAAAGCTCTACGAGAGGTCAGGGCATtatcagacctccatcacagCAATATTGTTCGATACTACACGTGTTGGTTGGAGGCTTCAGGATACCAATGGGACAACGCAGATGATGATGGCAGCAGTTCACA GTCGACTGGTAATTCATCGATGAATTACCTCTATATTCAGATGGAGCTGTGTGACACCAAAACACTCAGAGTTTGGATAGACGAGAAGAATACTCAGAACGTGAAGAAATCTCTGCGAGACTCCAAGAGGAGAGATGAAAGTCTAACTATTGCTCAGCAAATGGTCAGCGCGGTGGAGTACATTCACTCCAAGATGCTCATCCACAGAGACCTGAAG CCTGCCAACATCATGTTTGGTCAAGATGGGGAAGTGAAGATCGGAGACTTTGGTCTGGTCACTGATGAGAACGATGACGATGCCGAGAACCTGGTGGAGAGAACGGTGTACAAAGGAACCCCATCGTACATGGCTCCTGAACAA AAAAGCCGGCTCACTTATGACCGAAAAGTGGACATATTTGCTTTGGGGTTGATATATTTTGAACTCCTTTGGAACCTCTTTACTGGTCAAGAAAGGAAAGTG ATTTGGGATGATGCCAGGAACCTGAGATTTCCTGAAGGATTTACACACAATTTTCCCCAAGAG aACCAAATCATTAAGTCAATGCTGTGTGCGAAGCCAGAAGACCGACCTGAAGCAAGTAAAATAAAGATGGAGTTGGAGGAGCGCACTCGTACACTTACAATGCTTAAAGACATGCAACGCTACAGCAAGACTGTCTGA
- the LOC141774179 gene encoding interferon-induced, double-stranded RNA-activated protein kinase-like isoform X1, which produces MAASRLYDYAQRERWDLKYEDVGFVGPDHLRTFTVRAVLNGKVYPDGVGANKKEAKQNAALNALKGLSDEPIHPTKNAAETPTAPVHQTSITQANYTCWLNEYSLKNREIIRAVESTQPGPYAIPCCSFVVGDKEYPAATGQTRKEAKEEAAKLVYQEICGSKTTETGEEKYSAASSQQGEELKQNVSDICEETKSLSVITKDEGFIETNFIGIINHYCSKTKLFHDYILVDRFGPPHNPHFSYKLVINKKDYPVGEGKSIKEAKQNAAQLAWSALQEQTDWDSKVSFRTAVSGDGAPASLFTPPTLDSRDAKSERVPTTTSDSVVFKNSSPPPEEQIQSPDAKPKIRIAANFKNAFRNSKEDIMPNFNGKNPGNSPRKKTTAQPVISRFTSEFDSIVCLGRGAFGRVFKAQQKLLKKNYAVKVVRCKEIKKALREVRALSDLHHSNIVRYYTCWLEASGYQWDNADDDGSSSQSTGNSSMNYLYIQMELCDTKTLRVWIDEKNTQNVKKSLRDSKRRDESLTIAQQMVSAVEYIHSKMLIHRDLKPANIMFGQDGEVKIGDFGLVTDENDDDAENLVERTVYKGTPSYMAPEQKSRLTYDRKVDIFALGLIYFELLWNLFTGQERKVIWDDARNLRFPEGFTHNFPQENQIIKSMLCAKPEDRPEASKIKMELEERTRTLTMLKDMQRYSKTV; this is translated from the exons ATGGCTGCATCTAGACTGTACGACTAtgctcagagagagaggtgggatcTGAAGTATGAGGACGTTGGATTTGTTGGCCCTGATCACCTGAGAAC ATTTACCGTCAGAGCAGTCCTGAATGGTAAGGTGTATCCTGATGGTGTCGGGGCGAACAAGAAAGAAGCCAAACAGAACGCAGCCCTAAATGCCCTGAAAGGCTTGTCGGACGAACCAATTCACCCT ACAAAGAATGCGGCAGAAACGCCGACTGCACCAGTTCATCAGACAAGTATTACTCAAGCCAACTATACATGTTGGCTCAATGAATATAGTCTTAAGAACAGGGAGATTATAAGGGCTGTGGAGTCAACACAACCGGGACCATATGCCATTCC ATGCTGTAGCTTCGTGGTTGGTGATAAGGAGTATCCAGCTGCAACTGGGCAAACAAGGAAGGAAGCTAAGGAGGAGGCAGCCAAGCTTGTATATCAAGAGATATGTGGCAGTAAAACTACAGAG aCTGGAGAGGAGAAATACAGCGCAGCATCAAGTCAACAAGGAGAGGAATTGAAGCAAAATGTGTCGGACATCTG TGAGGAGACAAAGAGCTTGAGTGTGATAACCAAAGACGAAGGTTTCATAGAGACAAATTTCATAGGAATCATCAACCACTACTGTAGCAAAACAAAGCTCTTCCATGACTACATCTTGGTGGACCGCTTCGGTCCACCTCATAACCCTCA TTTCTCCTACAAATTAGTGATCAACAAGAAGGACTACCCTGTGGGTGAGGGTAAGAGCATCAAGGAAGCCAAACAAAATGCAGCTCAGCTGGCCTGGTCTGCTCTTCAAGAACAGACAGACTGGGACAGCAAG GTATCATTCAGGACGGCTGTGTCTGGTGATGGTGCACCAGCCTCGCTGTTCACGCCACCAACACT GGATTCCCGTGATGCAAAATCCGAAAGGGTGCCAACGACTACAAGTGATTCAGTTGTTTTCAAGAATTCGTCACCTCCTCCTGAGGAACAG ATTCAAAGTCCTGATGCGAAGCCCAAAATAAG AATTGCAGCAAATTTCAAGAATGCCTTCAGAAACAGCAAAGAG GATATAATGCCCAATTTCAATGGCAAGAATCCAGGAAATAGTCcgagaaagaaaacaacagcCCAGCCAGTGATCTCAAG GTTTACATCTGAATTTGACTCCATAGTGTGCCTCGGCAGAGGAGCGTTTGGTCGTGTTTttaaggcacaacaaaaactgtTGAAGAAGAATTATGCTGTAAAGGTTGTCCGCTGCAAAGA GATCAAAAAAGCTCTACGAGAGGTCAGGGCATtatcagacctccatcacagCAATATTGTTCGATACTACACGTGTTGGTTGGAGGCTTCAGGATACCAATGGGACAACGCAGATGATGATGGCAGCAGTTCACA GTCGACTGGTAATTCATCGATGAATTACCTCTATATTCAGATGGAGCTGTGTGACACCAAAACACTCAGAGTTTGGATAGACGAGAAGAATACTCAGAACGTGAAGAAATCTCTGCGAGACTCCAAGAGGAGAGATGAAAGTCTAACTATTGCTCAGCAAATGGTCAGCGCGGTGGAGTACATTCACTCCAAGATGCTCATCCACAGAGACCTGAAG CCTGCCAACATCATGTTTGGTCAAGATGGGGAAGTGAAGATCGGAGACTTTGGTCTGGTCACTGATGAGAACGATGACGATGCCGAGAACCTGGTGGAGAGAACGGTGTACAAAGGAACCCCATCGTACATGGCTCCTGAACAA AAAAGCCGGCTCACTTATGACCGAAAAGTGGACATATTTGCTTTGGGGTTGATATATTTTGAACTCCTTTGGAACCTCTTTACTGGTCAAGAAAGGAAAGTG ATTTGGGATGATGCCAGGAACCTGAGATTTCCTGAAGGATTTACACACAATTTTCCCCAAGAG aACCAAATCATTAAGTCAATGCTGTGTGCGAAGCCAGAAGACCGACCTGAAGCAAGTAAAATAAAGATGGAGTTGGAGGAGCGCACTCGTACACTTACAATGCTTAAAGACATGCAACGCTACAGCAAGACTGTCTGA
- the LOC141774180 gene encoding interferon-induced, double-stranded RNA-activated protein kinase-like → METGSYVCRLNDYARRKGFELQYEESDSGPVHDKTFTQRVVLNGKVYPDGVGKTKKEAKQNAVKNALRGLLENEHQDSADTTADEEYDCTSAQQNEASNQNVSDICNKMRRLSGNSQRYRDKQRERETNYNGIVAHYCQKTMRCHSYIEERRCGTPHNPQFFYRLMIDKNLYPEGEGKTVKEAKQNAARLGWSAFQEQSDWDSKVSIRSTVSEDGTSPMLSARATTVESHESSSQRTPTDTSGSTIFTDPSNPSKAQIPLGSTVSEDDAPTGLSTPTSLESLASSQSMSTGTSGSGIFTDSSNSSKDQHTVKDQNMGNSQNETSIQSRFTSDFDPMECLGSGAFGCVYKVKHKLLNKYYAVKIVCREEKSLREVGTLSDLLHCNIVRYYTFWMEDSAYQWHILADSNSSSQSTDNSSAKYLYIQMELCDTKTLKVWIEEKNAQSLQDSKRREESLSIAQQIVSGVEYIHSKKHIHRDLKPENILFGLDGEVKIGDFGLVTIDDDDDDALMERTGHRGTTTYMAPEQKREKTYDRKVDIFALGLIYFELLWKLSTGHERVVVWDDARSQKLPEEFSLTFPQENQIINSMLCEKPEERPEASKLKAELEKWAHTYNAQNVHQENATV, encoded by the exons ATGGAAACTGGAAGCTATGTCTGCAGACTAAACGATTACGCACGGAGGAAAGGTTTTGAGCTGCAGTATGAGGAAAGTGACTCTGGTCCTGTACACGACAAAAC ATTCACCCAGAGGGTAGTCCTAAATGGAAAAGTCTATCCTGATGGTGTGGGAAAGACCAAGAAGGAAGCCAAGCAAAACGCGGTTAAAAATGCCCTGAGAGGCTTGTTGGAGAATGAACATCAGGACTCAGCTGACACA acTGCAGATGAGGAATACGACTGTACATCAGCTCAACAAAATGAGGCATCAAATCAAAATGTTTCTGATATCTG taataaGATGAGACGTCTCAGTGGGAACTCACAGCGatacagagacaaacagagagaaagagagacaaattACAATGGAATTGTTGCCCACTACTGTCAGAAAACCATGCGCTGCCATTCATACATTGAAGAGAGGAGATGTGGTACACCTCATAACCCTCA ATTTTTCTACAGATTAATGATTGACAAAAACCTATACCCCGAGGGTGAGGGAAAGACTGTCAAGGAAGCTAAACAAAATGCAGCTCGGCTGGGCTGGTCTGCTTTCCAAGAACAGTCAGACTGGGATAGCAAg GTGTCCATCAGATCAACAGTGTCCGAAGATGGTACATCTCCTATGTTGTCTGCGCGGGCAACTACAGT GGAGTCCCATGAATCATCATCACAAAGAACGCCAACGGACACAAGTGGCTCAACAATATTCACCGATCCATCAAACCCTTCCAAAGCTCAG ATCCCCTTAGGATCAACTGTGTCTGAAGATGATGCACCAACCGGGTTGTCAACACCAACTTCACT GGAGTCTCTTGCATCGTCACAAAGTATGTCGACGGGTACAAGTGGCTCAGGAATATTCACAGATTCATCAAACTCTTCCAAGGATCAG CATACTGTCAAAGACCAGAATATGGGAAATAGTCAGAATGAGACATCCATCCAGTCAAG GTTTACTTCAGACTTTGATCCCATGGAGTGTCTTGGCAGTGGAGCCTTTGGTTGTGTTTACAAAGTAAAACATAAACTGCTGAACAAGTATTATGCTGTAAAGATTGTCTGCCGTGAAGA GAAATCTCTTCGAGAGGTGGGGACACTATCAGACCTCCTCCACTGTAATATCGTCAGATACTACACATTCTGGATGGAAGACTCAGCATACCAATGGCACATTTTAGCTGACAGTAACAGCTCTTCCCA GTCTACAGATAATTCATCGGCAAAGTACCTCTATATTCAGATGGAGTTATGTGACACCAAAACACTTAAAGTGTGGATTGAAGAGAAGAACGCTCAGTCTCTGCAAGACTccaagagaagagaagaaagtcTAAGCATTGCTCAACAAATTGTTAGTGGAGTCGAGTATATTCACTCCAAGAAGCACATCCACAGGGACCTTAAG CCTGAAAACATCTTGTTTGGACTGGATGGAGAAGTGAAGATCGGAGACTTTGGTCTGGTCACCatagatgatgatgacgacgatGCTTTGATGGAGAGAACAGGGCACAGAGGAACCACAACTTACATGGCTCCTGAACAA AAGAGGGAAAAGACCTATGACCGAAAAGTGGACATATTCGCTCTGGGGTTGATCTATTTTGAACTCCTTTGGAAACTATCAACCGGCCACGAAAGAGTAGTG GTTTGGGATGATGCCAGAAGTCAGAAGCTCCCCGAAGAGTTTTCACTGACTTTCCCCCAAGAG aaCCAAATCATTAACTCTATGCTGTGTGAGAAGCCAGAAGAGCGACCTGAAGCAAGTAAACTGAAGGCAGAGCTGGAGAAGTGGGCTCACACATACAACGCACAAAATGTGCATCAGGAAAATGCAACTGTCTGA